The Streptomyces achromogenes genome window below encodes:
- a CDS encoding C40 family peptidase, whose protein sequence is MASQHRRPRSAGSRVAGIRPPALATAALTSVALLSQSANAAESADGRPSLEEVEKKVDDLYRQAESATEKNTSAKEKTTKQRTRVDGLLDEVAPQRTRKPDEARTEPGRRAAARYRTGASAPDTAAFPLADTRQDHVGRNGLTDRPTDRPAGRRQGAVDDYVAERPATTKTRQVTRETAESRATPTDPQHGLRTAKAAVQKKLGDARELLSLLAAQEQARLASIERQQQEEAARAAAELARRQAAARQAAQQSAQQTAWQESGGGSPGTESPGTPSPAASWAGMDSPDSAAPPAVSAAGPVSPSMASTGSGTSAAAAAPAASPTGTVHSSGSTADASYATKAEKALAFARAQIGKPCVWGATGPGSYDSSGLTQAAWKAAAVTLPRSAHDQANAGVTVSPADARPGDLVFFYGDLSHVGICIGNGMMIHSPKPGAYVREESIHYDAESGVHRVVRPA, encoded by the coding sequence TTGGCGTCGCAGCACCGCAGGCCACGCTCCGCGGGTTCGCGTGTGGCGGGCATACGTCCCCCCGCCCTCGCCACCGCGGCCCTCACGTCCGTGGCCCTGCTCTCCCAGTCGGCGAACGCCGCCGAGTCGGCCGACGGCAGGCCGAGCCTGGAGGAGGTCGAGAAGAAGGTCGACGACCTCTACCGCCAGGCGGAGTCGGCGACCGAGAAGAACACCTCCGCCAAGGAGAAGACGACCAAGCAGCGCACCCGCGTGGACGGCCTCCTCGACGAGGTCGCTCCCCAGCGCACCCGGAAGCCCGACGAGGCGCGTACGGAACCGGGTCGCCGGGCCGCGGCCCGGTACCGCACCGGCGCCTCCGCGCCCGACACCGCGGCCTTCCCCCTCGCGGACACCCGGCAGGACCACGTCGGCCGTAACGGGCTGACGGACCGGCCGACGGACCGGCCGGCCGGCCGCCGGCAGGGCGCCGTCGACGACTACGTCGCCGAGCGGCCGGCCACGACGAAGACCCGCCAGGTGACCCGGGAGACCGCCGAGAGCCGAGCGACGCCCACCGATCCGCAGCACGGCCTGCGGACCGCCAAGGCCGCCGTCCAGAAGAAGCTCGGCGACGCGCGCGAGCTGCTGTCCCTGCTGGCGGCCCAGGAGCAGGCGCGCCTCGCGTCGATCGAGAGGCAGCAGCAGGAGGAGGCCGCGCGCGCGGCGGCGGAGCTCGCCCGCCGGCAGGCGGCGGCCCGGCAGGCCGCGCAGCAGAGCGCGCAGCAGACCGCCTGGCAGGAGAGCGGCGGCGGGTCGCCGGGCACGGAATCGCCGGGCACGCCGTCCCCGGCCGCGTCGTGGGCGGGCATGGATTCTCCGGACTCGGCGGCTCCGCCCGCCGTTTCGGCGGCGGGCCCGGTGTCCCCCTCCATGGCGTCGACGGGCTCGGGGACCTCGGCCGCGGCGGCTGCGCCCGCGGCGTCGCCGACCGGCACGGTGCACTCCTCAGGCTCCACCGCGGACGCTTCGTACGCCACCAAGGCCGAGAAGGCCCTCGCCTTCGCCCGAGCGCAGATCGGGAAGCCGTGCGTGTGGGGCGCGACCGGACCCGGGTCCTACGACTCCTCCGGCCTCACCCAGGCCGCCTGGAAGGCCGCCGCGGTCACCCTGCCCCGCAGCGCCCACGACCAGGCCAACGCCGGCGTCACGGTCTCCCCCGCCGACGCCCGGCCCGGCGACCTGGTCTTCTTCTACGGCGACCTCAGCCACGTCGGCATCTGCATCGGCAACGGCATGATGATCCACTCGCCCAAGCCAGGCGCCTACGTGCGCGAGGAGTCGATCCACTACGACGCCGAGTCCGGCGTCCACCGCGTGGTGCGCCCGGCCTGA
- the pcrA gene encoding DNA helicase PcrA produces the protein MSSLFDDSFLADLKGPRAHEEEPPPPEDDHGPEPVPDDLFGGKFDAPPDRDAYYRDGAPRPALDAAALLEGLNDNQRAAVVHAGTPLLIVAGAGSGKTRVLTHRIAHLLAERHVHPGQILAITFTNKAAGEMKERVEQLVGPRANAMWVMTFHSACVRILRRESKKLGFTSSFSIYDAADSKRLMALVCRDLDLDPKRYPPKSFSAKISNLKNELIDEEDFAAQAADGFEKTLAQAYAMYQSRLREANALDFDDLIMTTVNLLRAFPDVAEHYRRRFRHVMVDEYQDTNHAQYALVRELVGTSEHPVDVPPGDCDVPPAELCVVGDADQSIYAFRGATIRNILQFEEDYPSAKTILLEQNYRSTQTILSAANAVIERNESRRPKNLWTNAGAGARITGYVADTEHDEAQFVADEIDRLTDAGDAKAGDVAVFYRTNAQSRVFEEIFIRVGLPYKVVGGVRFYERKEVRDVLAYLRVLANPEDSVPLRRILNVPKRGIGDRAEAMIDALSQREKISFPQALKRVDEAYGMASRSTNAVKRFNALMEELRTIVESGAGPATVLEAVLERTGYLAELQASTDPQDETRIENLQELAAVALEFEQETGEGEGEGAAPAGLSDFLERVALVADSDQIPDEEEGGSGVITLMTLHTAKGLEFPVVFLTGMEDGVFPHMRALGQTKELEEERRLAYVGITRARERLYLTRSSLRSAWGQPSYNPPSRFLEEIPPTHVDWKRTGASSPVSSGPVSGVAASLASSRSRSSAAGASGFATRRTAGEKPVVALAVGDRVTHDQFGLGTVVGVKGAGANAEATVDFGDTKPKRLLLRYAPVEKL, from the coding sequence ATGAGCAGCCTCTTTGACGACAGCTTCCTGGCGGACCTCAAGGGCCCCCGTGCCCACGAGGAGGAGCCCCCGCCGCCCGAGGACGACCACGGACCGGAGCCGGTCCCGGACGATCTGTTCGGGGGGAAGTTCGACGCGCCCCCGGACCGGGACGCGTACTACCGCGACGGCGCCCCCCGCCCGGCGCTCGACGCGGCGGCGCTCCTGGAAGGGCTGAACGACAACCAGCGCGCGGCCGTCGTGCACGCCGGCACACCGCTGCTCATCGTGGCCGGCGCCGGCTCGGGCAAGACGCGTGTGCTCACCCACCGCATCGCCCACCTCCTCGCCGAGCGTCATGTGCACCCGGGGCAGATCCTCGCGATCACCTTCACCAACAAGGCCGCGGGCGAGATGAAGGAGCGCGTCGAGCAGCTCGTCGGCCCGCGCGCGAACGCGATGTGGGTCATGACGTTCCACAGTGCGTGCGTGCGCATCCTGCGCCGGGAGAGCAAGAAGCTCGGCTTCACGTCGTCGTTCTCGATCTACGACGCCGCCGACTCCAAGCGCCTCATGGCCCTCGTCTGCCGTGATCTGGACCTCGATCCGAAGCGCTACCCCCCGAAGTCCTTCAGCGCCAAGATCAGCAACCTGAAGAACGAGCTGATCGACGAGGAGGACTTCGCCGCCCAGGCCGCCGACGGTTTTGAGAAGACCCTCGCGCAGGCCTACGCGATGTACCAGTCGCGGTTGCGCGAGGCGAACGCCCTCGACTTCGACGACCTGATCATGACGACGGTCAATCTGCTGCGGGCCTTCCCCGACGTCGCCGAGCACTACCGCCGCCGGTTCCGGCACGTCATGGTCGACGAGTACCAGGACACCAACCACGCCCAGTACGCCCTCGTGCGCGAGCTGGTCGGCACCTCAGAGCACCCCGTCGACGTACCCCCGGGCGACTGCGACGTACCGCCGGCCGAGCTCTGCGTCGTCGGTGACGCCGACCAGTCCATCTACGCCTTCCGGGGCGCGACCATCCGCAACATCCTCCAGTTCGAGGAGGACTACCCGAGCGCGAAGACGATCCTGCTCGAGCAGAACTACCGCTCGACGCAGACGATCCTGTCCGCCGCCAACGCGGTCATCGAGCGCAACGAGTCGCGCCGCCCCAAGAACCTGTGGACCAACGCGGGCGCGGGCGCGCGCATCACCGGGTACGTCGCCGACACCGAGCACGACGAGGCGCAGTTCGTCGCCGACGAGATAGACCGTCTGACGGACGCGGGCGACGCGAAGGCGGGCGATGTGGCGGTCTTCTACCGCACCAACGCCCAGTCCCGTGTCTTCGAGGAGATCTTCATCCGGGTCGGCCTGCCCTACAAGGTCGTCGGCGGGGTCCGTTTCTACGAGCGCAAGGAGGTCAGGGACGTCCTGGCCTATCTGCGCGTGCTGGCCAACCCGGAGGACTCGGTGCCGCTGCGCCGGATCCTCAACGTGCCCAAGCGCGGCATCGGCGACCGCGCCGAGGCGATGATCGACGCCCTCTCCCAGCGGGAGAAGATCAGCTTCCCGCAGGCCCTGAAGCGTGTCGACGAGGCCTACGGCATGGCCTCGCGGTCGACGAACGCCGTGAAGCGGTTCAACGCGCTCATGGAGGAGCTGCGCACGATCGTCGAGTCGGGCGCCGGTCCGGCGACCGTCCTGGAGGCGGTGCTCGAACGCACCGGCTACCTCGCCGAGTTGCAGGCCTCCACCGACCCGCAGGACGAGACCCGGATCGAGAACCTCCAGGAACTCGCCGCAGTGGCCCTGGAGTTCGAGCAGGAGACCGGTGAAGGGGAGGGCGAGGGCGCCGCACCGGCCGGGCTCTCCGACTTCCTGGAGCGGGTCGCGCTGGTCGCCGACTCCGACCAGATCCCCGACGAGGAGGAGGGCGGCTCGGGCGTCATCACCCTGATGACCCTCCACACCGCCAAGGGCCTCGAGTTCCCGGTCGTCTTCCTGACGGGCATGGAGGACGGCGTCTTCCCGCACATGCGCGCCCTCGGCCAGACCAAGGAGCTGGAGGAGGAGCGCCGGCTCGCGTACGTGGGCATCACGCGCGCGCGGGAGCGGCTGTACCTCACCCGGTCGTCGCTGCGCAGCGCCTGGGGGCAGCCGTCGTACAACCCGCCCTCCCGGTTCCTGGAGGAGATCCCGCCGACGCATGTGGACTGGAAGCGCACGGGGGCGTCCTCGCCCGTGTCGTCCGGCCCGGTGTCCGGGGTGGCGGCGTCGCTGGCCTCGTCCCGATCGCGTTCCTCGGCGGCGGGCGCGTCCGGATTCGCGACGCGCCGCACCGCGGGGGAGAAGCCCGTGGTCGCACTGGCCGTCGGCGACCGGGTCACGCACGACCAGTTCGGGCTCGGCACGGTCGTCGGGGTGAAGGGCGCCGGCGCCAACGCGGAGGCCACCGTCGACTTCGGCGACACCAAGCCGAAGCGGCTGCTGCTGCGGTACGCGCCGGTGGAGAAGCTGTAG
- a CDS encoding M23 family metallopeptidase — protein MNDRHPSGIMTSPAPASDAASAHYASYGTQDASYDGFTTYDGHDEAGGHDTGAHATGHFTTVDPLFGELPGDGAGAATGTYDGTQWHTGVHGSADTGSHQTLNYDAYAAQHHAVHDSGAYDATAWQTGQHQHLSAVPQQATAHDSSGHWDASAWLQPDQPGCPADATQQWEWGTQNFDTGAYDATQWNSDGDASGVPAQAAGGPSRASDSGGEFEQPAEVPFDQQATATFEQVAYDESGPEVSGPEGESADGAPLPLLDGQEEPVPAPLGRAATRNANRSRRRMPAKRSALLTVAVPSVCVMGVAGIAAASVGTLTGGDGKETTASAADAQPVKPSAANTKLDSQLATLSAGVDDFGDRVSRTQERIDLKAQQEAEKKKAAAEAARKERLRPKYALPVAQHGLSAYFGQAGINWMSQHTGIDFPVSYGTTVMAATDGTVRTQWNSAYGNMLILTAKDGTETWYCHLSTYRVPSGTTVKAGDPIAYSGNSGNSTGPHLHFEVRPAGGSAIDPLPWLRSHGLNPT, from the coding sequence GTGAATGACCGTCACCCGTCGGGAATCATGACCTCCCCGGCCCCGGCTTCCGACGCCGCTTCGGCGCACTACGCGTCGTACGGCACCCAGGACGCCTCGTACGACGGCTTCACGACCTATGACGGCCACGACGAGGCCGGCGGTCACGACACCGGCGCGCACGCCACCGGGCACTTCACGACCGTCGACCCCTTGTTCGGCGAGCTTCCGGGCGACGGCGCCGGAGCCGCGACCGGCACCTACGACGGCACCCAGTGGCACACCGGCGTCCACGGTTCCGCGGACACGGGCAGCCACCAGACCCTGAACTACGACGCGTACGCGGCCCAGCACCACGCCGTCCACGACTCCGGCGCGTACGACGCGACCGCCTGGCAGACGGGACAGCACCAGCACCTGTCCGCGGTCCCGCAGCAGGCGACGGCGCACGACTCAAGCGGCCACTGGGACGCGAGCGCCTGGCTCCAGCCCGACCAGCCCGGCTGCCCCGCCGACGCGACGCAGCAGTGGGAATGGGGCACGCAGAACTTCGACACCGGCGCGTACGACGCCACGCAGTGGAACTCCGACGGCGACGCCTCGGGCGTCCCCGCGCAGGCCGCTGGGGGCCCCTCCCGGGCAAGCGACTCCGGGGGAGAGTTCGAGCAGCCGGCCGAGGTCCCGTTCGACCAGCAGGCCACCGCCACCTTCGAGCAGGTCGCGTACGACGAGAGCGGCCCCGAAGTGAGCGGCCCCGAAGGCGAGTCGGCGGACGGCGCCCCGCTCCCGCTCCTCGACGGCCAGGAAGAGCCCGTCCCCGCGCCGCTCGGCCGGGCGGCCACCCGCAACGCGAACCGTTCCCGGCGCCGGATGCCCGCCAAGCGCTCCGCGCTGCTGACGGTGGCCGTGCCCTCGGTCTGTGTGATGGGGGTCGCCGGGATCGCCGCCGCCTCGGTCGGCACGCTCACCGGCGGCGACGGCAAGGAGACCACGGCCTCCGCCGCGGACGCCCAGCCGGTGAAGCCGTCCGCCGCCAACACCAAGCTGGACAGCCAGCTCGCGACGCTCAGCGCCGGGGTCGACGACTTCGGCGACCGGGTCAGCCGCACGCAGGAGCGCATCGACCTCAAGGCCCAGCAGGAGGCCGAGAAGAAGAAGGCGGCGGCGGAGGCGGCCCGCAAGGAGCGACTGCGCCCCAAGTACGCCCTCCCGGTCGCGCAGCACGGCCTCAGCGCCTACTTCGGCCAGGCCGGCATCAACTGGATGTCGCAGCACACCGGCATCGACTTCCCGGTCTCGTACGGCACGACGGTGATGGCCGCGACCGACGGCACCGTGCGCACCCAGTGGAACAGCGCCTACGGCAACATGCTGATCCTGACGGCGAAGGACGGCACGGAGACCTGGTACTGCCACCTCTCCACCTACCGCGTCCCCTCCGGTACGACGGTGAAGGCCGGCGACCCGATCGCCTACTCGGGCAACTCGGGCAACTCGACCGGCCCGCACCTGCACTTCGAGGTCCGTCCGGCCGGCGGTTCGGCGATCGACCCGCTGCCGTGGCTGCGCAGCCACGGACTCAACCCGACATAA
- a CDS encoding esterase/lipase family protein, whose amino-acid sequence MKVTRALQPFLPLCRRLFPDLPSLPGFPGMPDLPSLPGRLAGLSLTLLKATALDLAIFAGHLLLYPSGIAQERREPVRPALPAGSAAGDPARLPTQAPLPVVLLHGFIDNRSVFVLLRRSLAQHGRHRVESLNYSPLTCDIRTAAELLGRHIEEICERTGSVQVDVVGHSLGGLIARYYVQRLGGDVRVRTLVTLGTPHSGTRVAPLANAHPIVRQMRPGSAVIEELSRPAPGCRTRFVSFWSDLDHLMDPLESACVDHPDLSAQNVRVTGIGHLALPVHPAVATGIRQALDTAPSQEPAAARRTGLTVA is encoded by the coding sequence ATGAAGGTCACCCGGGCACTGCAGCCCTTTCTACCGTTGTGCCGGCGTCTGTTCCCGGACCTGCCGAGCCTGCCCGGCTTCCCGGGGATGCCGGACCTCCCGAGCCTGCCGGGCCGACTTGCCGGCCTGTCCCTGACTCTCCTCAAGGCGACCGCCCTCGACCTCGCGATCTTCGCGGGGCATCTGCTCCTGTATCCCTCGGGCATCGCGCAGGAGCGCCGCGAACCGGTCCGCCCCGCGCTGCCCGCGGGGTCCGCCGCCGGGGATCCGGCCCGGCTGCCCACCCAGGCGCCGCTGCCGGTGGTGCTGCTGCACGGGTTCATCGACAACCGCTCCGTGTTCGTCCTGCTGCGCCGCAGCCTCGCGCAGCACGGCAGACATCGCGTGGAGTCGCTCAACTACTCGCCGCTCACGTGTGACATACGGACGGCCGCCGAACTGCTCGGCCGGCACATAGAGGAGATCTGCGAGCGCACGGGCAGTGTGCAGGTCGACGTCGTCGGGCACAGCCTGGGCGGCCTGATCGCGCGCTACTACGTGCAACGGCTGGGCGGCGACGTCCGCGTCCGCACGCTGGTCACGCTGGGCACCCCGCACTCCGGCACCCGGGTGGCGCCGCTGGCGAACGCCCACCCGATCGTGCGCCAGATGCGTCCGGGCTCGGCGGTGATCGAGGAGCTCTCCCGGCCCGCGCCGGGGTGCCGCACTCGTTTCGTCAGCTTCTGGAGCGACCTGGACCACCTCATGGACCCGCTGGAGTCCGCGTGCGTGGACCATCCCGACCTGTCGGCGCAGAACGTCCGGGTGACCGGGATCGGTCATCTCGCCCTGCCCGTGCATCCCGCCGTCGCGACCGGCATACGGCAGGCCCTCGACACCGCGCCCTCCCAGGAGCCCGCCGCCGCTCGCCGCACCGGCCTCACGGTGGCCTGA
- a CDS encoding cobalamin B12-binding domain-containing protein, with protein sequence MGVAAGPIRVVVAKPGLDGHDRGAKVIARALRDAGMEVIYTGLHQTPEQIVDTAIQEDADAIGLSILSGAHNTLFTAVIELLKERDAADILVFGGGIIPEADIAPLKEKGVAGIFTPGATTASIVEWVRANVRQSAQA encoded by the coding sequence ATGGGTGTGGCAGCCGGTCCGATCCGCGTGGTGGTCGCCAAGCCGGGGCTCGACGGCCACGACCGCGGGGCCAAGGTGATCGCGCGGGCGCTGCGCGACGCCGGCATGGAGGTCATCTACACGGGGCTCCACCAGACGCCCGAGCAGATCGTCGACACCGCGATCCAGGAGGACGCCGACGCGATCGGTCTGTCCATCCTCTCCGGGGCGCACAACACGCTCTTCACCGCGGTGATCGAGCTGCTGAAGGAGCGGGACGCGGCGGACATCCTGGTCTTCGGCGGCGGGATCATCCCCGAGGCGGACATCGCGCCGTTGAAGGAGAAGGGCGTCGCCGGCATCTTCACGCCCGGCGCGACCACCGCGTCCATCGTGGAGTGGGTCCGGGCCAACGTCCGGCAGTCCGCGCAGGCGTGA
- a CDS encoding DUF5691 domain-containing protein → MNTSSPLPTASAWDELITAALLGTDRRTPPGAAPGRDAPTALLDAAAAETVRRRAGLRPGRAAPRPEPAAEDLRPPLPGAAARRLALLLADRPGAGAGGRRGASPDLMELLPQWLTAVNARGFAAPAESLPALLDAARARTDLRPAALEFAGPRALWLARLNPDWRFALRATRGGDTALPGPAEAERTECLWQEGLFAERVALLASIRSRDPDAARELLATTWSTERAEDRLMFLDSLRTGLAPRDEPFLEQALADRSRNVRATAAELLSALPGSALAARMAVRAGACVAVDHTRDTPTLLVEAPHECDAAMERDGVSPHAPPGRGERSWWFGQLLEAAPLATWPARLGGRTPQQIVALPVADDWLSELHAAWCRAAVRQRDADWARALLGAPSSPGAGGPGAVSLAERAKLLGTLPPSERAAWVAGFIAAHGLSEAFQLLGVCSVPWAAPLGRAVVDALNIARDAGSYPWSFSGVMGLAERCLDPAESSRLDALLAVPDEPEDASPGAGGYWAEAFQRLGRTLRLRALMAEELGPPASGGQGT, encoded by the coding sequence ATGAACACCTCCTCGCCCCTGCCCACGGCCTCCGCCTGGGACGAGCTGATCACCGCGGCCCTCCTCGGCACGGACCGCCGTACACCCCCGGGAGCGGCCCCGGGCCGGGACGCGCCGACGGCCCTGCTGGACGCGGCGGCCGCCGAGACCGTACGCCGGCGCGCCGGCCTGCGCCCCGGCCGCGCGGCGCCCCGCCCGGAACCGGCCGCCGAGGACCTCCGCCCGCCGTTGCCCGGCGCGGCGGCCCGCAGACTCGCCCTGCTCCTGGCCGACCGCCCCGGCGCCGGCGCAGGCGGCCGCAGAGGGGCCTCGCCGGACCTCATGGAGCTGCTGCCCCAGTGGCTGACGGCGGTGAACGCGCGCGGCTTCGCGGCTCCCGCCGAGTCCCTCCCCGCACTGCTCGACGCGGCCCGCGCGCGTACCGACCTGCGGCCCGCGGCGCTGGAGTTCGCGGGCCCGCGCGCCCTGTGGCTGGCCCGGCTGAACCCGGACTGGCGGTTCGCCCTGCGTGCCACGCGGGGCGGCGACACGGCGCTGCCCGGCCCGGCGGAGGCCGAACGCACCGAGTGCCTCTGGCAGGAGGGCCTGTTCGCCGAGCGGGTCGCCCTGCTCGCGTCCATCCGCTCCCGTGACCCCGACGCGGCCCGGGAACTGCTCGCCACCACCTGGTCGACGGAGCGCGCCGAGGACCGGCTGATGTTCCTCGACTCGCTGCGCACCGGCCTCGCCCCGCGCGACGAGCCGTTCCTGGAACAGGCGCTGGCGGACCGCAGCCGCAACGTGCGGGCCACGGCCGCGGAGCTGCTGTCGGCGCTGCCGGGCTCGGCGCTCGCCGCGCGGATGGCGGTCCGGGCCGGCGCGTGCGTGGCCGTCGACCACACCCGGGACACGCCGACCCTCCTGGTGGAGGCGCCGCACGAGTGCGACGCGGCCATGGAACGCGACGGCGTGTCGCCGCACGCCCCACCCGGCCGGGGTGAACGGTCGTGGTGGTTCGGCCAGTTGCTGGAGGCGGCCCCGCTCGCCACCTGGCCGGCCCGGCTGGGCGGCCGCACACCGCAGCAGATCGTGGCGCTTCCGGTGGCCGACGACTGGCTGAGCGAACTGCACGCGGCATGGTGCCGGGCCGCCGTCCGCCAGCGGGACGCCGACTGGGCACGGGCGCTGCTCGGCGCGCCGTCCTCGCCCGGCGCGGGCGGGCCTGGTGCGGTGTCCCTCGCCGAGCGGGCGAAGCTGCTGGGCACGCTGCCGCCGTCCGAGCGGGCCGCCTGGGTGGCCGGGTTCATCGCGGCGCACGGTCTGTCGGAGGCGTTCCAGCTGCTCGGCGTCTGCTCCGTGCCATGGGCCGCGCCGCTCGGCCGCGCCGTCGTCGACGCGCTCAACATCGCGCGGGACGCGGGCAGTTACCCCTGGAGTTTCAGCGGCGTCATGGGTCTCGCCGAGCGCTGTCTCGACCCTGCGGAGTCGTCCCGGCTCGACGCCCTCCTCGCGGTGCCGGACGAACCGGAGGACGCGTCGCCGGGCGCGGGCGGCTATTGGGCGGAGGCGTTCCAGCGGCTGGGCAGGACACTGCGGCTGCGGGCGCTGATGGCGGAGGAGCTCGGACCCCCGGCATCCGGGGGACAGGGCACCTGA
- a CDS encoding SWIM zinc finger family protein: MTEQGVRWTADQVLALAPDAASRKAGSKLAAPGPWSGTGSSREGMVWGLCRGGGGTPYRTAVDVAQAVGGSGPAYMCSCPSRKFPCKHALGLLLLWSGGEEGVPAGREPEWAERWAAGRRRTQGKREAGPEGSASGPLDAEGARRRAERRAERITGGVTELEERLADLLRSGLAGAEQAGYGPWEETAARMVDAQAPGLAARVRELGAVPASGPGWPVRLLEECALLHLLDRGWLHRERLPTDLAATVRTRVGLPSSADGPPVRDHWLVLAQYDTPDPKLTTRRIWLYGTTTGRTALLLSYGAAGRAPDLTLPVGLALDAELSAYPGAGQQRAALGEQFTPPAPTGARPPGVSTCEAAARYSEALRRDPWQESVPVTLADVVPTPDGASWQLADARGDTALPLTSAALARPGLWRLAALSGGAPVRVFGECGHRGFTPLTAWPTGPGEAVRLC; this comes from the coding sequence ATGACTGAGCAGGGGGTGCGCTGGACCGCGGACCAGGTGCTGGCACTGGCGCCTGACGCCGCGTCACGCAAAGCGGGAAGCAAACTCGCCGCGCCCGGCCCGTGGTCGGGGACGGGCAGCTCGCGGGAGGGGATGGTGTGGGGCCTGTGCCGGGGCGGCGGCGGCACGCCGTACCGGACGGCCGTCGATGTCGCACAGGCGGTCGGCGGCTCGGGTCCGGCCTATATGTGCAGTTGTCCGAGCCGTAAGTTCCCGTGCAAGCACGCGCTCGGGCTGCTGCTGCTCTGGTCGGGTGGAGAGGAGGGGGTGCCGGCGGGCCGTGAGCCGGAGTGGGCCGAGCGGTGGGCCGCGGGGCGCCGGCGCACACAGGGAAAACGGGAGGCGGGGCCGGAGGGTTCCGCATCGGGCCCTCTCGACGCGGAGGGGGCGCGGCGGCGGGCGGAGCGCCGCGCCGAGCGGATCACCGGCGGGGTGACGGAGTTGGAGGAGCGGCTCGCCGATCTCCTGCGCTCCGGTCTGGCCGGTGCCGAGCAGGCAGGCTACGGGCCGTGGGAGGAGACGGCGGCCCGCATGGTCGACGCGCAGGCGCCCGGGCTCGCCGCGCGGGTGCGGGAGTTGGGTGCAGTTCCCGCGTCCGGCCCGGGCTGGCCGGTGCGGCTGCTGGAGGAATGCGCGCTGCTGCATCTCCTCGACCGGGGCTGGCTGCACCGCGAGCGGCTGCCGACGGACCTCGCCGCGACGGTCCGCACCCGGGTGGGTCTGCCCTCGTCCGCGGACGGCCCACCGGTCCGCGACCACTGGCTGGTGCTCGCCCAGTACGACACGCCCGACCCGAAACTGACGACCCGCCGCATCTGGCTGTACGGCACCACCACGGGCCGCACCGCGCTCCTCCTCTCCTACGGCGCCGCCGGCCGGGCCCCCGACCTCACCCTCCCCGTGGGCCTCGCGCTGGACGCCGAACTGTCCGCGTATCCCGGCGCGGGGCAGCAACGGGCGGCTCTCGGCGAGCAGTTCACGCCACCGGCCCCGACCGGCGCCAGACCCCCGGGCGTGTCGACGTGCGAGGCGGCCGCCCGGTACAGCGAGGCCCTGCGCCGCGACCCCTGGCAGGAGTCGGTCCCGGTGACCCTGGCCGACGTCGTCCCGACGCCGGACGGCGCTTCCTGGCAACTGGCGGACGCGCGGGGCGACACGGCTCTGCCGCTCACCTCCGCCGCGCTCGCCCGGCCCGGTCTGTGGCGTCTGGCGGCCCTTTCCGGCGGCGCCCCCGTCCGGGTCTTCGGAGAGTGCGGCCACCGTGGCTTCACCCCGCTGACGGCCTGGCCGACGGGCCCGGGAGAGGCGGTGCGCCTGTGCTGA
- a CDS encoding ATP-binding protein, translated as MSVSVDPTSVDPSANRPADALRPHAEEAFAGELAALAAQDDRPRPARWKLSPWAVATYLLGGVLPDGTVISPKYVGPRRLVEVAVTTLATDRALLLLGVPGTAKTWVSEHLAAAVSGDSTLLVQGTAGTPEEAMRYGWNYAQLLAHGPSRDALVPSPVMRAMAEGATVRVEELTRIPADVQDTLITVLSEKTLPIPELGQEVQAVRGFNLIATANDRDRGINELSSALRRRFNTVVLPLPESVDAEVDIVARRVDQIGRSLDLPPAPEGIDEIRRVVTVFRELRDGVTSDGRTKVKSPSGTLSTAEAISVVTSGLALAAHFGDGVLRPGDVAAGILGAVVRDPAADRVVWQEYLEAVVRERAGWTDFYRACREVSA; from the coding sequence ATGTCTGTGTCCGTAGATCCGACGTCCGTCGACCCGAGTGCGAACAGGCCGGCCGACGCATTGCGTCCGCACGCCGAGGAGGCCTTCGCGGGCGAACTCGCCGCGCTGGCCGCGCAGGACGACCGGCCGCGTCCGGCCCGCTGGAAGCTGTCGCCGTGGGCCGTGGCCACCTATCTCCTCGGCGGCGTCCTGCCCGACGGCACGGTGATCTCGCCGAAGTACGTGGGACCGCGCCGTCTCGTCGAGGTCGCCGTCACCACCCTCGCCACCGATCGCGCCCTGTTGCTGCTCGGCGTCCCGGGCACCGCGAAGACCTGGGTCTCCGAGCATCTCGCCGCCGCGGTCAGCGGCGACTCGACGCTGTTGGTGCAGGGCACGGCGGGCACCCCGGAGGAGGCGATGCGCTACGGCTGGAACTACGCGCAGCTGCTCGCGCACGGGCCGAGCCGTGACGCGCTGGTGCCCAGTCCCGTCATGCGGGCCATGGCGGAGGGGGCGACGGTACGGGTGGAGGAGCTGACGCGCATCCCGGCCGACGTGCAGGACACGCTGATCACCGTCCTCTCCGAGAAGACGCTGCCGATACCGGAGTTGGGACAGGAGGTGCAGGCCGTCCGGGGCTTCAACCTCATCGCCACGGCCAACGACCGCGACCGCGGCATCAACGAACTGTCCAGCGCGCTGCGCCGGCGCTTCAACACGGTGGTGCTGCCGCTGCCGGAGAGCGTGGACGCCGAGGTGGACATCGTCGCGCGGCGCGTCGACCAGATCGGCCGGTCCCTGGACCTGCCGCCCGCCCCGGAGGGCATCGACGAGATCCGCCGGGTGGTGACGGTCTTCCGCGAACTGCGTGACGGCGTCACCTCCGACGGCCGGACGAAGGTGAAGTCGCCGAGCGGCACGCTGTCCACCGCGGAGGCCATCTCCGTCGTCACGAGCGGTCTGGCGCTGGCCGCGCACTTCGGCGACGGCGTGCTGCGGCCGGGAGACGTGGCCGCGGGCATCCTCGGCGCCGTCGTCCGCGATCCGGCCGCCGACCGGGTCGTCTGGCAGGAGTACCTGGAGGCGGTCGTGCGTGAACGGGCCGGCTGGACCGACTTCTACCGCGCCTGCCGGGAGGTGAGCGCGTGA